The DNA segment ACGTATTTTTAAGCCACTTTACATTGCAATCTCTCATAGCTTTTCAATTTAGACAGAAGTTGAGCTAAATCACCTCTGGTGAACTTCCATTCAAAAGGTTGAGCCACACATTCATAGTGTTCCTGGAATCGAAACAATCGATCTTCGAGTTCGGAAAGGGAATCAAAGTCATTTGGGGTAAGAACCTTGCGCTGGACAATAGAAAAATATATCTCAATCTGGTTGAGCCAGCTTGCATGAATGGGTGTATGAACAACTCTCATAGTTGGCCAGCGTTTTTGAAGGCGGTCAATGCAGGATTGCCCACGGTGAGAAGATCCGTTGTCCATGATCCAGAAGACTCGCGGAGCAGAACAATACGGTTCTTGTGACATGACCTGATGAACAAGCCTGTCAAATGGTGCAATGCCTGTCTTTCTTTCACACCTTCCATAGATTCTGGCTCCTCTGACGTCCCATGCTGCCATATATGCCCATGCCCCGAGGCGTTCGTATTCATGTTCCACTCGCATGGCCTGATCTGGGGATTGAGGTAATGTGGAATGCTTACGCCGACGGGCTTGTATGCTTGTTTTCTCATCCGTACTGATAACACAGTCTTCTGGTGATAAATCTTTACCCTCCCATACCCCTTCGTATAAAT comes from the Acidobacteriota bacterium genome and includes:
- a CDS encoding IS630 family transposase, whose amino-acid sequence is MVVAIKALACELPCELGLPLSRLSLSEIKRSAIERGLVASIGETTLWRWLNEDAIRPWSYRSWIFPRDPGFEEKASRVLDLYEGVWEGKDLSPEDCVISTDEKTSIQARRRKHSTLPQSPDQAMRVEHEYERLGAWAYMAAWDVRGARIYGRCERKTGIAPFDRLVHQVMSQEPYCSAPRVFWIMDNGSSHRGQSCIDRLQKRWPTMRVVHTPIHASWLNQIEIYFSIVQRKVLTPNDFDSLSELEDRLFRFQEHYECVAQPFEWKFTRGDLAQLLSKLKSYERLQCKVA